One window of the Lycorma delicatula isolate Av1 chromosome 3, ASM4794821v1, whole genome shotgun sequence genome contains the following:
- the LOC142320898 gene encoding adenosine 5'-monophosphoramidase HINT1-like yields MKLNINCKSYSNILKLIRRMSDEVEKAKNVNRFSDTVFGKILRNEIPCKFIYEDDICVAFHDVNPQAPVHFLVIPRKPISSIADTEESDSSILGHIMFTAKKVAEKQGLFKGYRIVINNGMHGAQSVFHLHLHVLGGRQLRWPPG; encoded by the coding sequence atgaaattaaatattaattgtaaaagttaTTCGAATATTTTAAAGCTAATTCGAAGAATGTCAGATGAAGTGGAAAAAGCCAAAAATGTAAATCGTTTTAGTGATACAGTATTTGGCAAAATATTACGTAACGAAATAccgtgtaaatttatttatgaagatgATATTTGCGTTGCATTTCATGATGTGAATCCACAAGCGCCTGTACACTTTTTAGTTATTCCGCGTAAACCTATTTCTAGTATCGCTGATACTGAAGAATCTGATTCTAGTATACTGGGACATATTATGTTTACTGCTAAGAAGGTTGCTGAGAAACAAGGATTATTTAAAGGATATAGAATCGTTATAAATAATGGAATGCATGGTGCAcaatcagtttttcatttacaCCTTCATGTTCTTGGTGGTAGACAATTAAGATGGCCTCCTGGTTAA
- the LOC142321138 gene encoding protein anon-37Cs-like: MSNQDLNPGPLDESSRCYHSATEIKLGGHFSPAGGVKVKICTGPIPKAEIDPECVINPVKEEKKSEIKEKVTEAKTDKQLVKEELDEEITIAPLITQNYDESKVVIIGAGMAGLAAAKYLQENNINNYVILEALGRPGGRIHSEWIGDTIVELGARSSKPPSDSSAFLQHAIADGFFQPPFTHTCIFQTCDGHSINPAISLSAYEAFKRIQLESLEIESDASDFINFRIEQELTNFPDHVQGDASRVMIGLLAMLHRTNGENLPFITRYRDTNYLQSPGGNIKVPLGFYGIIQQMLDKIPDHKIKLNTPVQNIRWGAVVCKDIPRALVKCCDGTVYPADYVITTVSLGVLKACNDTLFCPALPAEKVDAMRILEFNHLNQIYFKLSEPFWSWSTKTIDISLKKKNQCFDDWTKGITSIKQVVGSESLLRVTVTGKEAISVEKKDPSKLIDAVMEIIKGELKIMCIPTMVCCIRSRWSSNAYFNGAYSSLPPEADEEIQEKLSAPLPGSNAPVPPILFFAGEATCPKLFGTVQGAKISGIREASRIKRLITSSS, from the exons ATGTCCAaccaggatttgaatccaggaccCCTGGATGAAAGCTCAAGAtgttaccactctgccacagagatcaaATTAGGGGGACATTTTTCTCCAGCTG GTGgagttaaagtaaaaatttgtactGGCCCAATTCCAAAAGCTGAGATCGATCCAGAATGTGTGATTAATCCAGTTAAAGAggaaaagaaaagtgaaattaaaGAGAAAGTTACAGAGGCAAAAACAGATAAACAACTTGTAAAAGAGGAATTGGATGAAGAAATCACCATAGCACCTCTAATTACTCAAAATTATGATGAAAGCAAAGTTGTTATAATTGGAGCTGGAATGGCAGGTCTTGCAGCTGCTAagtatttacaagaaaataacatcaataattatGTTATTCTTGAAGCATTAGGTCg ACCAGGAGGAAGAATTCATTCAGAATGGATTGGAGATACAATAGTTGAACTTGGTGCAAGATCTTCAAAACCACCCAGTGATTCAAGTGCATTTTTACAACATGCAATAGCTGATGGATTTTTTCAGCCACCTTTTACACATACATGTATATTTCAGACATGTGATGGACATTCTATTAACCCAGCAATAAGTTTAAGTGCTTATGAAGCATTCAAAAGGATACAGTTGGAATCACTAGAGATAGAAAGTGATGCTTCAGATTTTATCAACTTTAGAATTGAACAGGAACTCACTAATTTTCCTGACCATGTACAAGGAGATGCATCTAGGGTTATGATTGGATTACTTGCTATGTTACATAGAACAAATGGTGAAAACTTACCATTCATTACTCGTTACCGAGATACGAATTATTTACAAAGTCCTGGTGGAAATATAAAGGTACCATTAGGATTTTATGGGATAATTCAGCAAATGCTAGATAAAATTCCTGATCACAAAATTAAACTGAACACACCGGTTCAGAATATTCGATGGGGTGCAGTTGTATGCAAAGATATTCCAAGAGCATTGGTAAAATGCTGTGATGGAACTGTTTATCCTGCAGATTATGTAATAACTACTGTTTCATTAGGAGTTCTAAAAGCATGCAATGATACTCTCTTTTGTCCAGCTTTACCAGCTGAGAAGGTGGATGCAATGAGAATActtgaatttaatcatttaaatcagatttattttaaattaagtgaacCATTTTGGTCATGGAGTACAAAAACAATTGACatcagtctaaaaaaaaaaaatcaatgttttgaTGACTGGACAAAAGGAATAACATCCATAAAACAAGTTGTTGGAAGTGAAAGTTTGTTACGTGTTACAGTAACTGGAAAAGAAGCTATTTCTGTTGAGAAAAAAGATCCATCAAAGTTAATAGATGCagtaatggaaataattaaaggtgaattaaaaataatgtgcATTCCTACAATGGTTTGTTGTATCAGATCACGATGGTCAAGTAATGCTTACTTCAATGGGGCTTACAGTAGTCTACCACCTGAAGCAGATGAAgaaatacaagaaaaactttCTGCACCTTTACCAGGCAGCAATGCGCCAGTTCCTCCAATACTGTTTTTTGCTGGTGAAGCCACGTGTCCAAAATTATTTGGCACTGTACAAGGTGCTAAAATAAGTGGAATTCGTGAAGCATCACGTATAAAACGTCTAATAACCAGCTCTTCATAA